The sequence below is a genomic window from Leptospira inadai serovar Lyme str. 10.
ATTTTCCAGCCATTGACAAGCTTCCGCTAACGGCTGAGCCTGTATCCTCCGAGGTCGTCTCTGAGCGTCTCGACCTCTTGAAATTAAGCCTGCCTGTTCCAAAACTTTTAAATGCTTGGAAATTGCGGGCTGGCTCATTGCGAACGGCTTTGCCAGGTCCATGACCGTAGTATCCCCCGAGGCTAACCGAGTCAGAATGGCTCTTCTGGTAGGATCGGCGAGAGCCGCAAATGTGACATTGAGCCGGTCGGATACGCTTACTGAATTAATCATAGTTTATATAACCATATGGATATATAATGTTTTTTAGCAAGTCTTTTCGGGTCTCGCAGTTTTTTTTCGATAGAAAAAACGAAATGAGGGAGACGGAGAATATGGCATGTTTAGGACTTTTTAGGTTCCGGTATGGAACCTGCGCCGGAAAATCGATGGATTCCCGAAGCCGAAGGGAGATTCGGATCAACGACGGAATCGAACAGTCCAAAGGAAATTCAATTCGAACTTTCTTCCCGCGCCGAAACGATACGTTA
It includes:
- a CDS encoding ArsR/SmtB family transcription factor, with the protein product MINSVSVSDRLNVTFAALADPTRRAILTRLASGDTTVMDLAKPFAMSQPAISKHLKVLEQAGLISRGRDAQRRPRRIQAQPLAEACQWLENYRKFWEVSFDRLDTLLEELNSYRTEKENE